A window of the Pseudomonas fluorescens genome harbors these coding sequences:
- a CDS encoding DEAD/DEAH box helicase: protein MSFASLGLSEALVRAIEDAGYTEPTPVQQRAIPAVLQGRDLMVAAQTGTGKTGGFALPILERLFPNGHPDKSQRHGPRQPRVLVLTPTRELAAQVHDSFKIYARDLKFVSACIFGGVGMNPQVQAMSRGVDVLVACPGRLLDLCGQGSVDLSHVEILVLDEADRMLDMGFVHDVKKVLARLPAKRQNLLFSATFSKDITDLAGKLLHNPERIEVTPPNTTVERIEQRVFRLPASHKRALLAHLITAGAWEQVLVFTRTKHGANRLAEYLDKHGLPAVAIHGNKSQNARTKALADFKANQVRILVATDIAARGLDIDQLPHVVNFELPNVDEDYVHRIGRTGRAGRSGEAISLVAPDEEKLLKSIERMTKQKIADGDLMGFDASTIEAEKPEARERPDMRNPRNARGPRGDGPNGGGGGGGRKDKGKDKGKEKPAGERGERGERPARQQKPREGTPAREQRQPSQPPRAAADRAPDEFLDDDIDNFGNRVDYVPKQAPVGGRNRRPGAPAQGAGSGAPRGGQSQGRQNGPRNSNGSSTGTPPGKRNGPRNGAPRDGQGRRDENSRNRRPARDDQQRAEPAVQNPRSSGPKIMHKESKADRFPTPEQLDQLPSRPRGEKPALLTRNR, encoded by the coding sequence ATGTCCTTTGCTTCCCTCGGTCTCTCCGAGGCTTTGGTCCGCGCTATCGAAGATGCGGGCTATACCGAGCCTACTCCGGTGCAACAGCGGGCCATTCCCGCCGTGTTGCAAGGTCGCGACCTGATGGTTGCGGCACAGACAGGTACCGGTAAAACCGGCGGTTTCGCCCTTCCGATCCTGGAGCGGCTGTTCCCCAACGGCCACCCGGACAAATCCCAGCGTCACGGCCCGCGCCAGCCGCGCGTGCTGGTCCTGACCCCGACCCGCGAACTCGCGGCCCAGGTTCACGACAGCTTCAAGATCTACGCCCGCGACCTGAAATTCGTCAGCGCCTGCATCTTCGGCGGCGTCGGCATGAACCCGCAGGTTCAGGCCATGTCCCGTGGTGTGGACGTCCTCGTTGCTTGCCCGGGTCGTCTGCTCGACCTGTGTGGCCAGGGCAGCGTCGATCTGTCCCACGTTGAAATCCTCGTGCTCGACGAAGCCGACCGCATGCTCGACATGGGCTTCGTCCATGACGTGAAGAAAGTCCTCGCCCGTCTGCCGGCCAAGCGTCAGAACCTGCTGTTCTCGGCGACCTTCTCCAAAGACATCACCGACCTCGCCGGCAAGCTGCTGCACAACCCGGAACGCATCGAAGTGACGCCGCCGAACACCACGGTCGAGCGCATCGAACAACGCGTATTCCGCCTGCCAGCCAGCCACAAACGTGCGCTGCTGGCCCACCTGATCACCGCCGGCGCGTGGGAACAGGTGCTGGTGTTCACCCGCACCAAGCACGGCGCCAACCGTCTGGCCGAGTACCTGGACAAACACGGCCTGCCGGCTGTGGCGATCCACGGCAACAAAAGCCAGAACGCCCGCACCAAAGCCCTGGCCGACTTCAAGGCCAACCAGGTGCGCATCCTGGTAGCGACTGATATCGCGGCGCGCGGCCTGGACATCGACCAGTTGCCACACGTGGTCAACTTCGAGCTGCCGAACGTCGATGAAGACTACGTGCACCGTATCGGCCGTACCGGCCGGGCCGGTCGTTCGGGCGAGGCGATCTCGCTGGTCGCGCCGGACGAAGAAAAACTGCTGAAAAGCATCGAACGCATGACCAAGCAGAAAATCGCCGACGGCGACCTGATGGGCTTCGATGCCAGCACCATCGAGGCCGAGAAGCCGGAAGCCCGTGAACGTCCGGACATGCGCAACCCGCGCAATGCCCGTGGCCCGCGCGGCGACGGCCCGAATGGCGGCGGCGGTGGCGGCGGTCGTAAAGACAAAGGCAAAGACAAGGGCAAGGAAAAACCGGCCGGCGAACGCGGTGAGCGTGGCGAGCGTCCAGCCCGTCAACAAAAGCCGCGTGAAGGCACCCCGGCCCGCGAACAGCGCCAGCCAAGCCAGCCGCCACGCGCCGCTGCTGACCGTGCTCCGGACGAGTTCCTCGACGACGATATCGATAACTTCGGTAACCGCGTTGATTACGTGCCGAAGCAGGCTCCGGTCGGTGGTCGCAACCGTCGTCCAGGCGCTCCGGCGCAAGGCGCAGGTTCGGGCGCACCACGTGGCGGTCAGTCGCAAGGTCGTCAGAACGGCCCGCGCAACAGCAACGGTTCGAGCACCGGCACCCCGCCGGGCAAACGCAATGGCCCACGCAACGGCGCCCCGCGTGACGGCCAGGGTCGTCGCGATGAAAACTCGCGCAACCGCCGTCCGGCCCGTGACGATCAGCAACGTGCTGAACCGGCCGTGCAGAACCCGCGCAGCAGCGGGCCGAAGATCATGCACAAAGAGTCGAAAGCCGACCGCTTCCCGACGCCTGAGCAGCTGGATCAACTGCCAAGCCGCCCACGCGGTGAAAAACCGGCCTTGCTGACCCGCAATCGCTGA
- a CDS encoding YceI family protein: protein MLKKTLAALAIGSAVLSANVMAADYVVDKEGQHAFVDFKISHLGYSFITGTFKDISGKFSFDAAKPEDSKIEFDVKTASVFTNHAERDKHIASKDFLDVGKFADAKFVSTSVKSTGKNAAGKDTADVTGDLTLHGVTKPIVVKATFLGEGKDPWGGYRAGFEGTTSIKRSDFGKMMDLGPQSDNVDLYISFEGVKAK, encoded by the coding sequence ATGTTGAAAAAGACTCTGGCCGCTCTGGCAATCGGCTCTGCCGTCCTGTCCGCCAACGTGATGGCCGCTGACTACGTGGTTGACAAAGAAGGCCAGCACGCCTTCGTCGACTTCAAGATCAGCCACCTGGGCTACAGCTTCATCACCGGTACCTTCAAGGACATCAGCGGCAAGTTCAGCTTCGACGCTGCCAAGCCTGAAGACAGCAAGATCGAATTCGACGTGAAGACCGCCAGCGTATTCACCAACCACGCCGAGCGTGACAAGCACATCGCCAGCAAAGACTTCCTGGACGTGGGCAAATTCGCTGACGCCAAGTTCGTTTCCACCAGCGTCAAATCCACCGGCAAGAACGCCGCTGGCAAAGACACGGCTGACGTGACTGGCGACCTGACCCTGCACGGCGTGACCAAGCCGATCGTGGTCAAGGCCACTTTCCTGGGTGAAGGCAAGGATCCATGGGGCGGCTACCGTGCCGGCTTCGAAGGCACCACCAGCATCAAGCGCTCTGATTTCGGCAAGATGATGGATCTGGGTCCACAGTCCGACAACGTCGACCTGTACATCTCGTTTGAAGGTGTCAAAGCGAAGTAA
- a CDS encoding cytochrome b has protein sequence MQLRNSSSRYGWVSIFMHWGVALVVFGLFALGLWMVGLDYYSTWRKDAPDLHKSIGLVLLGVMVLRVLWRFVSPPPPTLQSYSRMTRIGAKFGHGFLYLALFAVMIAGYLISTADGVGIPVFGLFEVPALVSGLPDQADTAGVIHLWLAWALVIFSGLHALAALKHHFIDRDATLTRMLGRKA, from the coding sequence ATGCAGCTACGTAACTCTTCTTCGCGCTACGGTTGGGTCAGCATCTTCATGCACTGGGGTGTGGCGCTGGTGGTCTTCGGGCTGTTCGCGCTGGGCTTGTGGATGGTGGGGCTGGATTACTACAGCACCTGGCGCAAAGACGCGCCGGATCTGCACAAGAGCATCGGTCTGGTGCTGCTGGGTGTGATGGTGTTGCGGGTGTTGTGGCGCTTTGTCAGCCCACCGCCGCCAACGCTGCAAAGCTACAGCCGCATGACCCGCATCGGCGCCAAGTTCGGCCACGGGTTTCTGTACCTTGCGCTGTTCGCCGTGATGATTGCCGGTTACCTGATTTCCACCGCAGACGGTGTCGGTATCCCGGTGTTTGGCCTGTTTGAAGTTCCTGCACTGGTTTCCGGACTACCGGATCAGGCAGATACCGCCGGTGTGATTCATCTCTGGCTGGCATGGGCGCTGGTAATTTTTTCCGGCCTTCATGCGTTGGCAGCATTGAAGCACCACTTTATCGATCGTGATGCGACCCTGACACGAATGCTGGGACGCAAAGCCTGA
- a CDS encoding flavin monoamine oxidase family protein, whose protein sequence is MSVGWLRACALVVLGLFSVTALAKDKTAIVIGGGLSGLTAAYELQNKGWQVTLLEAKPSLGGRSGMATSEWIGNDKTQPVLNKYVSTFKLNTTPAPEFVRTPGYLIDGEYFSAADLATKQPATAEALKRYEKTRDDLARSIDDPQNPAATNTLHALDQINVSSWLDKQNLPATARQLINQDIRTHYDEPSRLSLLYFAQQSRVYRGVSDRDLRASRLVGGSPVLAQAFVKQLKTIKTDSPVSAITQDKDGVTVKVGSVGYQADYVVLAVPLRALNKIQLTPALDAQHLAAIKGTNYGWRDQIMLKFKTPVWESKARMSGEIYSNTGLGMLWIEPALKGGANVVINLSGDNARVMQAFGDKQMVDQVLIRLHAFYPQARGAFTGYEIRRYSTDPSTGGSYLAFGPGQISKFWRLWERPLQRVAFAGEHTDTLYPGTLEGALRTGQRAASQVEDLAAGKSFEPAKVGPTAATAAAAAGAAGAATAAKKGNFFTNLFGGSDDDKKPEPVKAPEPAPAPAAPAPAPTPAPAPAPVEAPKPAAPVKAEPAKKAAAKPAAKKPAAKTEAKKAPAKPAAKKAEPAKKPAAKPAASSDTKAQ, encoded by the coding sequence ATGTCTGTCGGTTGGCTGCGCGCCTGTGCGCTAGTGGTGTTGGGGCTGTTTAGCGTTACGGCGCTGGCCAAGGATAAAACCGCAATCGTGATCGGCGGCGGCCTGTCGGGCCTGACGGCGGCTTACGAACTACAGAACAAGGGCTGGCAGGTCACGCTGCTCGAAGCCAAGCCGAGCCTGGGCGGTCGCTCGGGTATGGCCACCAGCGAGTGGATCGGCAACGACAAGACTCAACCGGTGCTGAACAAGTACGTGTCGACCTTCAAGCTAAACACCACGCCAGCGCCTGAATTCGTACGGACCCCGGGTTACCTGATCGACGGCGAGTATTTCTCCGCCGCCGACCTGGCCACCAAACAGCCTGCCACGGCCGAAGCGTTGAAACGCTACGAGAAAACCCGTGACGATCTGGCGCGTTCGATCGATGATCCGCAGAACCCGGCGGCGACCAACACCCTGCATGCACTGGACCAGATCAACGTCTCGAGCTGGCTCGACAAGCAGAACCTGCCGGCCACCGCGCGTCAGCTGATCAACCAGGACATCCGCACCCACTACGACGAGCCTTCGCGCCTGTCGCTGCTGTACTTCGCACAGCAGAGCCGGGTGTATCGCGGCGTGTCCGACCGTGACCTGCGCGCTTCGCGTCTGGTCGGTGGCAGCCCGGTGCTGGCCCAGGCCTTCGTCAAACAGCTGAAAACCATCAAGACTGATTCGCCAGTGTCCGCCATCACTCAGGACAAGGACGGCGTGACCGTCAAGGTCGGCAGTGTTGGCTACCAGGCGGATTACGTTGTACTGGCGGTGCCGTTGCGCGCCCTCAACAAGATCCAGCTGACCCCGGCGCTGGACGCTCAGCACCTGGCTGCGATCAAAGGCACCAACTACGGCTGGCGCGACCAGATCATGCTGAAGTTCAAGACGCCGGTGTGGGAAAGCAAGGCGCGGATGTCCGGCGAGATCTACAGCAACACCGGTCTGGGCATGTTGTGGATCGAGCCGGCCCTGAAGGGTGGCGCGAACGTGGTGATCAACCTGTCCGGCGACAACGCCCGTGTGATGCAGGCCTTCGGCGACAAGCAGATGGTCGATCAGGTACTGATTCGTCTGCACGCGTTTTATCCACAGGCCCGTGGCGCGTTCACCGGATATGAAATCCGTCGCTACAGCACCGACCCGTCGACTGGCGGCTCTTACCTGGCCTTTGGCCCTGGCCAGATCAGCAAATTCTGGCGCCTGTGGGAACGTCCGCTGCAGCGCGTAGCGTTTGCCGGCGAACACACCGACACCTTGTATCCGGGCACCCTGGAAGGCGCACTGCGTACGGGCCAGCGCGCGGCCAGTCAGGTTGAAGACCTGGCGGCGGGCAAATCCTTCGAACCGGCCAAAGTCGGCCCGACGGCGGCCACCGCAGCAGCGGCGGCAGGCGCAGCGGGTGCGGCCACGGCGGCGAAGAAAGGCAACTTCTTCACCAACCTGTTCGGCGGTTCGGACGACGACAAGAAGCCAGAGCCAGTGAAAGCCCCTGAGCCGGCACCTGCTCCAGCCGCTCCAGCGCCTGCACCGACGCCGGCCCCAGCGCCAGCCCCGGTGGAAGCGCCGAAGCCAGCCGCGCCGGTAAAAGCCGAGCCAGCCAAGAAAGCGGCAGCCAAGCCAGCAGCGAAGAAACCGGCGGCGAAGACCGAAGCGAAAAAAGCTCCGGCCAAACCAGCGGCGAAAAAAGCTGAACCGGCGAAGAAGCCAGCGGCCAAACCGGCGGCAAGCAGCGATACCAAAGCGCAGTAA
- a CDS encoding adenosylmethionine--8-amino-7-oxononanoate transaminase, translating to MGLNNQWMQRDLAVLWHPCTQMKDHEQLPLIPIKRGEGVWLEDFEGKRYLDAVSSWWVNVFGHANPRINQRIKDQVDQLEHVILAGFSHQPVIELSERLVKMTPEGLNRVFYADNGSSCIEVALKMSFHYWLNRGQPNKKRFVTLTNSYHGETMAAMSVGDVPLFTETYKALLMDTLKVPSPDCYLRPQGMSWEEHSRNMFAAMEQTLAENHDSVAAVIVEPLIQGAGGMRMYHPVYLKLLREACDRYGVHLIHDEIAVGFGRTGTMFACEQAGIRPDFLCLSKALTGGYLPLAACLTTDEVYSAFYDDYPTLRAFLHSHSYTGNPLACAAALATLDIFEQDNVIENNRALAQRMASATAHLVDHPNVSEVRQTGMVLAIEMVKDKATKEAYPWQERRGLKVFQHALERGALLRPLGSVVYFLPPYVVTPEQIDFLAEVASEGIDIATRDSVSVAVPKDFHPGFRDPG from the coding sequence ATGGGCCTGAACAACCAGTGGATGCAACGCGATCTCGCGGTGCTGTGGCATCCCTGCACCCAGATGAAAGACCACGAACAGCTGCCGCTGATCCCGATCAAGCGCGGTGAAGGCGTCTGGCTGGAAGACTTCGAAGGCAAGCGTTATCTGGATGCGGTCAGCTCCTGGTGGGTCAACGTGTTCGGCCACGCCAACCCGCGCATCAACCAGCGCATCAAGGATCAGGTCGATCAGCTGGAACACGTGATTCTGGCCGGTTTCAGCCATCAGCCGGTGATCGAGTTGTCCGAACGGCTGGTGAAGATGACGCCCGAGGGCCTGAACCGGGTGTTCTACGCCGATAACGGTTCATCCTGCATCGAAGTCGCGCTGAAAATGAGCTTTCACTACTGGCTCAACCGTGGCCAGCCGAACAAGAAGCGCTTCGTCACCCTGACCAACAGCTACCACGGCGAAACCATGGCGGCGATGTCGGTCGGTGACGTGCCGTTGTTCACCGAAACCTACAAAGCTCTGCTGATGGACACCCTCAAGGTGCCGAGCCCGGATTGCTACCTGCGCCCGCAGGGCATGAGCTGGGAAGAGCATTCGCGCAACATGTTCGCGGCCATGGAACAGACACTCGCCGAGAATCATGACAGCGTCGCTGCCGTGATCGTCGAGCCGCTGATCCAGGGCGCCGGCGGGATGCGCATGTATCACCCGGTGTACCTCAAGTTGCTGCGCGAGGCTTGCGACCGTTACGGCGTACACCTGATCCACGACGAAATCGCCGTCGGCTTCGGCCGCACCGGAACGATGTTCGCCTGCGAACAGGCCGGCATCCGCCCGGACTTCCTGTGCCTGTCGAAAGCCCTGACCGGCGGTTATCTGCCGCTGGCGGCGTGCCTGACCACCGACGAGGTGTACAGCGCGTTCTACGACGACTACCCGACCCTGCGCGCTTTCCTGCATTCGCACAGCTACACCGGCAACCCGCTGGCCTGCGCGGCGGCGCTGGCGACTCTGGATATTTTCGAACAGGACAACGTGATCGAGAACAACCGGGCGCTAGCACAACGCATGGCGTCGGCGACGGCGCATCTGGTGGATCATCCGAATGTTTCGGAAGTGCGTCAAACCGGCATGGTGCTGGCGATCGAGATGGTCAAGGACAAGGCCACGAAAGAGGCTTATCCGTGGCAGGAACGTCGCGGTCTGAAGGTGTTCCAGCATGCGCTGGAGCGTGGCGCGTTGCTGCGTCCGCTGGGCAGCGTGGTGTATTTCCTGCCGCCGTACGTGGTCACCCCGGAGCAGATCGACTTCCTCGCCGAAGTCGCCAGCGAAGGCATCGACATTGCTACTCGTGACAGCGTCAGTGTGGCGGTGCCGAAGGATTTCCATCCCGGGTTCCGTGATCCGGGCTGA
- a CDS encoding 16S rRNA (uracil(1498)-N(3))-methyltransferase, with product MRLSRFFIDAPLSTGEHELPEAQAHYISRVLRMAEGDAVQLFDGSGHEFRGALVEVGKKRVVVQIDEQFAGQIESPLQIHLGQGLSRGERMDWAIQKATELGVTEITPIFSERCEVRLKDERADKRLLHWRQVAISACEQCGRSRVPVIHPPVLLADWLKQTEAELKLVLHPVAEPLVSHAKPATLAFLIGPEGGLSDTEVEQAKANGFHAARLGPRVLRTETAPVVALAVAQQLWGDF from the coding sequence ATGAGACTGTCCCGCTTCTTTATCGACGCCCCGCTCAGCACCGGCGAACACGAACTGCCGGAAGCCCAGGCGCATTACATCAGCCGCGTGCTGCGCATGGCCGAGGGCGATGCGGTGCAGTTATTCGACGGCTCCGGCCACGAGTTTCGCGGAGCGCTGGTGGAAGTCGGCAAGAAACGTGTGGTGGTGCAGATCGACGAGCAGTTCGCTGGCCAGATCGAATCGCCGCTGCAAATCCACCTCGGCCAGGGCCTGTCCCGGGGCGAGCGGATGGACTGGGCCATCCAGAAAGCCACCGAGTTGGGCGTGACCGAAATCACCCCGATTTTCAGCGAGCGCTGCGAAGTCCGCCTCAAGGACGAACGCGCCGACAAACGCCTGCTGCACTGGCGTCAGGTGGCGATCAGCGCTTGCGAGCAATGCGGTCGCTCGCGGGTGCCGGTGATTCATCCACCGGTGCTGCTCGCCGACTGGCTGAAGCAGACCGAAGCCGAACTGAAACTGGTTCTGCACCCGGTGGCCGAGCCGCTGGTCAGCCATGCCAAACCTGCGACGCTGGCGTTCTTGATCGGCCCCGAAGGCGGCCTGTCCGACACCGAAGTCGAGCAAGCCAAGGCCAACGGCTTCCACGCCGCCCGTCTCGGCCCGCGCGTGCTGCGCACCGAAACCGCGCCAGTTGTAGCGCTGGCGGTGGCGCAGCAATTGTGGGGTGATTTCTAA